One region of Pseudoalteromonas galatheae genomic DNA includes:
- a CDS encoding tetratricopeptide repeat protein, with the protein MLNIVRLLFTQTVFTLFLLLASFSTQGSALLPTLETLKQLLSDNPSVALEEIDTLLNKNTTPTYLSAAWFKLSLMKIEALSLLGHYEAAYQAIDELNQVLDKVAGPNAKSKLLLSHATVLLSQNRATEAEEKLELALNTTSQADERLIADIHGRLAHINRFRADYLSALNHAEQAIQLAKRINDVSRLADFYNQIGIVYDYMGQIEQAISFHEQSLMLQRKRNNQQGISNSLYNIGELYRDLEEFPLALSHFEQALKVDKLLGNPRHIANSYGKIGQVLYQQGEYKQAQVFILNGLALTKKMEADSDTAWQLSNLVNVQLAQGDVNDALDSANEALTLAIKSGANRTERTVRLALANVYLAQDKSEDAKEQLELLLKQPQLGTQTQSDIHKQLASIYQQAGEFEAALTQLKQYQHAQTELKKVSDKNKAYKMALNIELVKKEQALSLLQKEQSLQQANLENLKLQRGLAISSALLLLAGLAIYFLRQRQKQKLEALEQRMAARALEQKNQLLADISHELRTPLTGLKLTIEAMQFNIEPDIDVAYKKVNGKINQLDTLISDIYQSAQFDNNVISLELRPLDINIIVKDCCAELAPVFAKKQQSLQCDLSELALQIEGDPQRLKQVILNLLRNSHFYTDAAGTSLIHTRLVNSYAIITVEDSSPGVATSELDKIFERLYRCEHSRSRDLGGSGLGLAISKHIVLAHHGSIRANHSPLGGLLVEVKLPIKSAQNDIGYAKSPQ; encoded by the coding sequence GTGTTGAACATAGTTAGGTTGCTATTTACCCAAACCGTATTTACGCTATTTTTACTTTTAGCTTCATTTTCTACCCAAGGCAGTGCACTATTACCTACACTTGAAACGTTAAAGCAGCTGTTATCTGATAACCCTTCCGTTGCGCTTGAAGAAATTGACACACTCTTAAACAAAAACACAACTCCAACTTATCTCTCAGCAGCCTGGTTTAAACTCAGCCTAATGAAGATTGAAGCCCTCTCCTTGCTTGGCCATTATGAAGCTGCCTATCAAGCGATAGATGAGCTCAATCAGGTGTTAGATAAGGTCGCAGGCCCTAATGCCAAAAGTAAATTACTATTGAGTCACGCCACTGTGCTACTTAGTCAAAATCGTGCGACAGAGGCAGAAGAAAAACTTGAGCTGGCACTCAACACCACCTCTCAGGCTGATGAACGACTCATTGCCGACATTCATGGTCGCCTTGCTCATATTAATCGCTTTCGAGCAGACTACCTCAGCGCGTTAAATCATGCCGAGCAGGCCATCCAACTTGCAAAACGCATTAATGATGTTTCGCGACTCGCAGACTTCTATAACCAAATTGGCATTGTTTACGATTACATGGGCCAAATTGAGCAAGCCATCAGCTTTCATGAGCAATCTCTTATGCTACAGCGCAAACGCAATAACCAGCAAGGGATCTCCAACTCACTGTACAACATCGGCGAACTCTACCGTGATTTAGAAGAGTTTCCTCTTGCACTATCTCATTTTGAACAGGCACTCAAAGTCGATAAGTTATTAGGCAATCCGCGTCATATTGCCAACAGCTACGGTAAGATTGGTCAAGTCTTATATCAACAAGGAGAATATAAGCAAGCTCAAGTGTTTATTCTAAACGGCCTTGCCCTGACCAAGAAAATGGAAGCCGACAGCGATACGGCTTGGCAATTAAGCAATTTAGTCAATGTCCAACTTGCTCAAGGAGATGTGAATGATGCCTTAGATAGTGCAAATGAAGCGCTTACACTTGCGATAAAATCTGGTGCCAACCGAACCGAACGCACCGTTAGGCTGGCACTTGCTAATGTCTATTTGGCCCAAGATAAGAGTGAAGACGCCAAAGAACAGCTTGAACTATTGCTAAAGCAGCCTCAGCTTGGCACTCAAACGCAAAGCGATATTCACAAACAGCTGGCCTCAATTTATCAGCAAGCAGGCGAGTTTGAAGCCGCACTTACTCAATTAAAACAATATCAGCACGCACAAACTGAGCTAAAGAAGGTAAGCGATAAAAACAAAGCGTACAAAATGGCATTAAACATAGAGCTGGTGAAAAAAGAACAAGCGCTTAGCCTGTTACAAAAAGAGCAGTCACTGCAACAAGCAAATTTAGAAAACCTAAAGTTACAGCGAGGCTTGGCTATTTCCTCAGCCCTATTGCTGCTCGCAGGGCTTGCCATATACTTTTTAAGACAACGCCAGAAACAAAAACTAGAAGCCTTAGAGCAGCGTATGGCCGCGCGAGCTTTGGAGCAAAAAAACCAATTACTCGCCGATATTTCTCACGAGTTGCGTACCCCGTTAACTGGACTAAAACTGACAATTGAGGCGATGCAATTTAATATTGAGCCTGATATCGATGTCGCTTACAAAAAAGTGAACGGTAAAATCAACCAGCTGGACACCTTAATCTCAGATATTTATCAATCCGCTCAGTTTGACAATAATGTGATATCGTTAGAGCTCAGGCCGCTTGATATTAATATCATTGTTAAGGATTGCTGCGCAGAACTCGCACCCGTCTTTGCGAAAAAGCAGCAATCTCTGCAATGTGATTTAAGTGAGCTAGCCTTGCAGATAGAAGGCGACCCTCAGCGCCTAAAACAGGTCATCCTGAATCTTTTGCGAAACAGCCATTTTTACACCGATGCAGCGGGAACCAGCCTGATACATACACGCTTAGTCAACTCATATGCCATTATCACAGTGGAAGATTCAAGCCCAGGTGTAGCCACCTCGGAGCTGGATAAAATTTTTGAACGACTTTATCGCTGTGAACACTCTAGAAGTCGGGATCTTGGTGGCTCGGGGCTTGGACTTGCGATTAGCAAACATATTGTATTGGCACATCATGGTTCTATCCGCGCCAACCACAGCCCGCTTGGCGGGCTACTCGTTGAAGTGAAACTTCCGATTAAATCCGCTCAAAACGATATAGGCTACGCCAAATCACCGCAGTGA
- a CDS encoding MmcQ/YjbR family DNA-binding protein gives MDHQQVHDYLLAKPYTSVSQPFGEGVDVYKVKDKMFATLALGKMGKEDDEHPHWRVNLKCDPDEAQALRDIFSAVLPGYHMNKKLWNTVVLDGSIPTGELERMMDNSFRLVVEKMPKKQQGIILAQHQ, from the coding sequence ATGGACCATCAACAAGTACACGACTACTTGCTTGCAAAACCCTATACCAGCGTAAGTCAGCCTTTTGGTGAAGGCGTTGATGTATATAAAGTGAAGGACAAAATGTTTGCGACGTTGGCGCTTGGTAAAATGGGCAAAGAAGATGACGAGCATCCCCATTGGCGCGTAAATCTCAAATGCGATCCTGATGAAGCGCAAGCGCTGCGAGACATTTTTAGTGCGGTGTTACCGGGTTACCACATGAATAAAAAGCTCTGGAACACGGTGGTGCTTGATGGCTCCATTCCTACAGGAGAACTTGAGCGGATGATGGATAACTCATTTCGCCTTGTAGTCGAAAAAATGCCGAAAAAGCAGCAGGGTATTATCCTTGCGCAGCATCAATAG
- a CDS encoding helix-turn-helix transcriptional regulator encodes MHKSERLFQLVDLLKGRRLAVTAKSLADHFTVSERTIYRDIQDLQSSGVPIEGEAGVGYIIGDYPLPPMMFSYDELTALLLGSKMVGAWTDPELSAHAKAAIAKIEAVLPAHLKQQHDHSPYLVSSFKHGPQQQSFSATLRLAIAAKQCVQLEYQDVAKQQTQRIIEPLGLVYWGGKWTLVAFCQLRSDYREFRLDRITAIHKSELTFTVNPDKNLNHYVELVKAKYAEEIAQYQCQAPDKSGN; translated from the coding sequence GTGCATAAATCCGAACGTCTCTTTCAGTTAGTGGATCTGCTCAAGGGTCGACGATTAGCGGTTACCGCTAAGTCATTGGCCGATCACTTTACGGTATCTGAGCGTACGATTTATCGCGATATTCAGGACTTACAAAGTTCTGGCGTGCCAATTGAGGGGGAGGCAGGTGTCGGCTATATTATTGGTGACTACCCACTGCCCCCTATGATGTTTAGCTATGATGAACTCACCGCACTGTTACTTGGCAGTAAAATGGTTGGAGCGTGGACGGATCCCGAACTAAGCGCGCATGCAAAAGCAGCAATTGCCAAAATAGAGGCCGTGCTACCCGCCCACCTCAAACAACAGCATGACCACTCCCCTTATTTGGTCTCGAGTTTTAAGCACGGACCACAACAACAATCCTTTAGCGCTACACTTAGGCTCGCTATTGCGGCTAAGCAGTGTGTACAACTTGAATATCAAGACGTTGCAAAGCAACAAACCCAGCGTATTATCGAGCCACTCGGATTGGTTTATTGGGGTGGAAAATGGACGCTGGTCGCATTTTGTCAGCTCCGCAGTGATTACCGTGAATTTCGCTTGGACCGTATCACCGCGATACATAAAAGTGAGCTGACCTTTACCGTAAATCCTGATAAAAACCTCAATCATTATGTTGAATTAGTTAAAGCCAAATACGCCGAAGAAATTGCACAGTACCAATGCCAAGCGCCGGATAAAAGTGGTAACTAA
- a CDS encoding LysR family transcriptional regulator → MKRDINYSDIKSFIVLVEEGSFTKAAAKLLCSRSQVSKQLSQLEANLGVSLLVRTTRTQHLTPSGELFYEKCKRSFNGIEHAIDRAMESATELSGEIKINCVGGYIGENIVGPLVADFMKENPEMNVLLDFSSRRVDLVSGEFDFVFRMGELADSALIARKLTELSIGIYASPEYVKQYGQPSEPKDLVEHKCIVGSMNTWTLKNSESQVIQEVTVKGDLVCKNGRIMLYSALRGNGIIRVPEIYCRKERDEGSLVPVFEYWQPKSTPLSLVYLQDKHQPMRIKVFRDFVLKNFVNYLRTY, encoded by the coding sequence ATGAAGAGAGACATTAATTATTCTGATATTAAGAGCTTCATTGTGTTAGTTGAAGAAGGAAGCTTTACTAAAGCAGCTGCCAAGCTACTTTGCTCTCGCTCACAAGTATCGAAACAGTTATCTCAACTAGAAGCTAACCTAGGTGTCAGTCTGTTGGTAAGGACTACACGTACTCAACACCTAACACCATCTGGCGAACTCTTTTACGAAAAATGCAAACGTTCATTCAATGGTATAGAACATGCCATTGACAGGGCGATGGAAAGCGCAACCGAGCTTTCGGGTGAAATAAAGATTAATTGTGTGGGTGGGTATATAGGGGAAAATATTGTTGGCCCATTGGTCGCTGATTTTATGAAGGAAAACCCTGAAATGAATGTGTTACTCGATTTTAGTAGCAGGAGAGTTGATTTGGTTTCAGGTGAATTTGACTTTGTTTTTAGAATGGGAGAGTTAGCGGATTCAGCATTGATTGCAAGGAAGCTGACCGAACTTTCTATTGGTATATATGCAAGCCCGGAGTACGTAAAACAATATGGTCAGCCTAGCGAGCCGAAAGATTTAGTTGAACATAAATGTATAGTGGGAAGTATGAATACTTGGACATTGAAAAACAGTGAATCCCAAGTTATTCAAGAAGTAACGGTAAAAGGTGACCTTGTATGTAAAAATGGGAGAATAATGCTCTACTCAGCACTGCGTGGGAATGGCATTATTCGGGTTCCAGAGATTTATTGTAGAAAAGAGCGTGATGAGGGAAGCTTAGTGCCTGTGTTTGAATATTGGCAACCTAAATCAACGCCATTATCCCTAGTCTATCTACAGGACAAACATCAACCTATGAGAATAAAAGTGTTTAGAGACTTCGTGCTCAAAAACTTCGTAAATTATCTTAGGACCTATTGA
- a CDS encoding serine hydrolase domain-containing protein — protein MSKLLYCAIFCSSLLSQTSFATDAAQHQVQQVAQNLLPRVQLEGQKYKPVALQTRLQETHLPGLSLAVIKDGKVVWAEGYGIADKKQNRKVTTETLFQAGSISKPVAALAVLKLAQDGKVDLDADVNQYLTSWKVPTNEFTKANPVTLRQLMTHTSGLTQHGFPGYVRGSKIPTDVEVLMGKGNTDLVTVDTLPGKAWRYSGGGYTVMELLVADVTKMPFEEYVQQAILTPLGMHNSTYAQPLPKTLWSKASAAFDDKGEQVDGDWHVYPEQAAAGLWTTPVDLAKYIMAVQQAYAGNTVGPITPELAKQMLEVHHDVWGLGPELEQREQGLVFTHGGKNKGFSNRFEAFVEKGEGMVLMSNGDSASTVFGELRIAISEHYGWDFIRSKKITAITLSEERAKQLEGLYAYDKDHQFKMKITRDGTRFNVLDMARDNLMAFVATEEDTLIELEGGADVTIETNDKGEITAVIWRSLYRFERI, from the coding sequence ATGTCGAAACTATTGTACTGCGCCATATTTTGCTCGTCTTTGCTAAGTCAGACATCCTTCGCCACTGACGCGGCTCAACATCAAGTTCAACAAGTTGCACAAAACCTTTTACCTAGAGTGCAATTAGAAGGCCAAAAATATAAACCTGTAGCTTTGCAGACGCGTCTTCAAGAAACGCATTTACCGGGCTTAAGCCTTGCCGTGATCAAAGATGGTAAAGTGGTGTGGGCTGAGGGTTATGGCATTGCAGATAAAAAGCAAAATCGTAAAGTGACCACTGAAACGCTGTTTCAGGCAGGGTCAATTAGTAAACCCGTTGCAGCGCTCGCGGTATTAAAGTTAGCGCAAGACGGAAAAGTCGATTTAGATGCTGACGTTAATCAATATCTCACCTCTTGGAAAGTACCAACAAACGAATTTACCAAAGCCAACCCCGTTACTTTAAGGCAGTTAATGACTCACACCTCGGGGCTCACTCAACACGGTTTTCCGGGCTACGTGCGTGGCAGTAAAATTCCAACTGACGTTGAAGTCTTAATGGGTAAAGGCAATACCGATTTAGTGACAGTTGACACTTTGCCAGGTAAAGCTTGGCGCTATTCTGGCGGTGGCTACACGGTAATGGAATTGCTCGTGGCAGATGTGACAAAAATGCCATTTGAAGAGTATGTCCAACAGGCAATTTTAACTCCGCTAGGGATGCACAACAGTACCTATGCGCAACCGCTACCTAAAACGTTATGGTCAAAAGCCAGTGCCGCGTTTGACGATAAGGGCGAGCAAGTCGATGGAGACTGGCATGTTTATCCAGAACAAGCCGCTGCTGGTCTTTGGACCACTCCGGTGGATCTCGCTAAATATATTATGGCCGTACAACAAGCATATGCCGGCAATACTGTGGGGCCCATCACGCCTGAGCTGGCGAAGCAAATGCTTGAAGTTCATCATGACGTATGGGGTTTGGGACCAGAGCTTGAACAGCGTGAGCAAGGGCTTGTCTTCACCCATGGCGGTAAAAATAAAGGCTTTAGCAACCGTTTTGAAGCATTTGTGGAAAAAGGTGAGGGTATGGTGTTGATGTCCAATGGTGACTCCGCGAGTACCGTATTTGGTGAGCTTCGCATTGCCATCAGCGAACATTACGGCTGGGATTTTATACGCAGTAAAAAGATAACTGCGATTACATTATCTGAGGAACGGGCAAAGCAGTTGGAAGGTTTGTATGCTTATGATAAAGATCATCAGTTTAAAATGAAAATCACCCGAGATGGTACGCGATTTAACGTCTTAGATATGGCCCGCGATAACCTGATGGCATTTGTCGCCACTGAGGAAGACACCCTGATTGAACTTGAAGGGGGCGCGGATGTCACCATTGAAACGAATGACAAAGGTGAGATCACTGCGGTGATTTGGCGTAGCCTATATCGTTTTGAGCGGATTTAA
- a CDS encoding rhodanese-like domain-containing protein, whose amino-acid sequence MKVDVSQYFAMKLACETDCADVYQAMLTGQQDFVLFDVRSNEAFAKSHAQGAVNMPSANISELTMAKYDKVTPIVVYCWGPGCNGATKAACKLAKMGYQVKEMIGGIHYWEDFERYPVNRRVSQAQS is encoded by the coding sequence ATGAAAGTAGATGTATCACAGTATTTTGCAATGAAGCTGGCTTGCGAAACGGATTGTGCTGATGTTTATCAGGCGATGTTAACAGGACAGCAAGATTTTGTGCTATTTGATGTCAGGTCGAATGAAGCCTTTGCCAAAAGTCATGCTCAAGGCGCAGTCAATATGCCAAGCGCAAACATAAGCGAACTGACGATGGCTAAGTATGACAAGGTCACGCCAATCGTGGTTTATTGTTGGGGCCCAGGGTGTAACGGTGCGACAAAGGCCGCGTGTAAGCTTGCTAAAATGGGCTATCAAGTAAAAGAGATGATAGGTGGAATTCATTACTGGGAGGATTTCGAGCGTTACCCCGTTAATCGCCGAGTGTCTCAGGCACAAAGTTGA
- a CDS encoding LysR family transcriptional regulator: MIEFSAMEFYHLRSFVAVAEAQNLTAAAKRLYTTPPAISAHIKALEEELNTVLFHRSSKGMQLTEQGKILLDKAKLTLASANDLMHTAAQAKTMLTGEFRLGLNHPIGTSSELSTLIKTLNQHFPSLSFSLELLSSGVIVDKLSDGLLDGGVIYGEVPAHFSAVPLTEVAVTTAYPASWPTPSHKAELAQMTWIRMGKGCPFDKQLDQQLSEVNAVNINAADERSRLALVKAGLGVSFIEANAIADQGAEVALSSLLDFSLPVSFVVANQTLTEPKVNAVYQVVCASIDAAQG; this comes from the coding sequence GTGATTGAGTTTAGTGCAATGGAGTTTTACCATTTAAGGTCGTTTGTTGCGGTTGCAGAGGCCCAAAATCTAACGGCAGCAGCGAAACGACTGTACACCACACCACCTGCTATCAGCGCCCATATCAAAGCGCTTGAGGAAGAACTCAATACCGTATTGTTTCATCGTTCTAGCAAAGGGATGCAGCTCACAGAGCAAGGTAAGATCTTGCTAGACAAAGCTAAGTTAACGCTTGCAAGTGCAAATGATTTAATGCACACCGCAGCGCAAGCCAAAACAATGCTCACAGGCGAGTTCAGACTTGGCTTGAACCACCCTATTGGCACCTCGAGCGAACTTAGCACACTAATAAAAACCCTCAACCAGCATTTTCCAAGTCTTTCTTTTTCGCTGGAATTACTCTCAAGTGGTGTCATCGTCGACAAACTCAGTGATGGCCTACTTGATGGTGGAGTTATTTATGGCGAAGTACCTGCACATTTTAGCGCTGTACCGCTCACAGAAGTTGCAGTTACCACCGCTTATCCAGCATCTTGGCCTACGCCATCACATAAAGCAGAATTGGCACAGATGACGTGGATACGTATGGGAAAAGGCTGCCCTTTTGATAAGCAACTTGATCAACAGCTAAGCGAAGTAAACGCGGTAAATATTAATGCTGCGGATGAGCGCTCCCGCTTGGCTTTAGTTAAGGCAGGACTCGGCGTGAGCTTTATTGAAGCCAACGCCATTGCAGATCAAGGAGCAGAGGTTGCCTTGTCTAGTTTGCTAGACTTTTCGCTCCCCGTAAGTTTTGTTGTGGCAAATCAAACGCTCACAGAGCCTAAAGTGAACGCTGTGTACCAAGTCGTTTGTGCATCTATTGATGCTGCGCAAGGATAA
- a CDS encoding SDR family oxidoreductase codes for MKKLVVITGASSGIGAAIAKRFNAAGYPLLLVARRIEKLEALNLSNCLCEQVDVTDREAFSIVIAKAEAQYGPVECLINNAGVMLLGQVDTQDSDEWQKMFDVNVLALLGGMQAVLSPMKKRNSGTIINVSSIAGRKTFSNHAAYCGTKFAVSAISENVREEVADFGVRVSTICPGAVETELLSHTTSDDIKDGYEDWKQTMGGALVADDIARAALFIQEQPQQVCIRELLVAATRQQP; via the coding sequence ATGAAAAAATTGGTTGTTATTACTGGCGCAAGCTCAGGTATCGGTGCAGCAATTGCCAAGCGTTTTAATGCAGCAGGTTATCCTTTACTATTAGTTGCGCGACGTATAGAAAAGTTAGAAGCGCTCAACTTATCCAACTGTTTATGTGAACAAGTTGATGTAACCGATAGAGAGGCTTTTTCTATAGTCATTGCAAAAGCTGAAGCACAATATGGTCCGGTCGAATGTTTAATCAATAATGCTGGAGTGATGCTACTTGGACAAGTAGACACTCAGGACAGTGATGAATGGCAAAAGATGTTTGACGTTAATGTGTTGGCCTTACTTGGCGGTATGCAAGCCGTTTTATCACCCATGAAGAAGCGTAATAGCGGAACTATCATCAATGTTAGCTCCATAGCCGGTCGAAAGACTTTTAGCAATCATGCCGCATACTGTGGAACTAAGTTTGCCGTTTCTGCAATATCTGAAAATGTAAGAGAAGAAGTTGCAGACTTTGGCGTGCGTGTTTCTACAATTTGTCCGGGTGCGGTGGAAACAGAGTTATTGAGTCATACAACGTCTGACGACATAAAAGATGGTTATGAAGACTGGAAGCAAACGATGGGAGGAGCATTAGTTGCTGATGATATTGCTCGTGCAGCGCTGTTTATTCAAGAGCAACCTCAACAAGTTTGTATTCGTGAGTTATTAGTTGCAGCAACTCGCCAGCAGCCTTAA